Part of the Lolium rigidum isolate FL_2022 chromosome 6, APGP_CSIRO_Lrig_0.1, whole genome shotgun sequence genome, gcgacggtggaacgcgggcgtactcgcgaaacttcctcaacttcctcttcatcctccttggcTTCTcctttcaactcggggtcttgaatatcttcctccgaaggctccttgtccttgttgttggagaccatggtgcttccagATCAAAgacggatcctggcagaaacagctcaaaacagaACACGTCgacaaaacgatatacggacctccaggggtccggtggattatatatcaaaaaatttcacgataaacggaaagtaccaggtcgaaccagagtcggagaggtgcGACGAGGTgggctcctcacagggcggcgcggccaggctggggcccgcgccggcctgtgggggcacgccctcgtgcgtctcctccactccgtttcgatctcgtaatttttcatattttccaaaagttgcaaaaacattgttcggaaagttaaacgcggactttttcttacaagAACTGTTACCTATCCAAAATCggactctgcaggactgtcaacttggcttttgatgaaggcttccggagtcaccacttgaataacatcaacatcttcattataagaatcacccgagatataatgcttgagtctttgtccattcaccacttgtgtggcattaccttgcagagagctaattttaattgctcctgatcgatacacctcatcaatgacatatgatccttcccattttgagagtaatttccctgcgaaAAAtcagagacgagaccgatacaataggactttatctccaacattaaattctcttttgataattcttctatcatgccatttcttaactttctctttaaagagtttagcattttcataggcttcatttctccattcatctaaagaacttaattgtagcaatctcttcttaccggcaagtttaggatctttatttagttctctcacagctgatgcgtgtagttgacacgtccgttgggaaccccaagaggaaggtgtgatgcgcacagcggcaagtttccctcggtaagaaaccaaggtttaatcgaaccagtaggagtcaagaagcacgttgaaggttgatggcggcgggatgtagtgcggcgcaacaccgagagattccggcgccaacgtggaacctgcacaacacaaccaaactactttgccccaacgaaacgagtgaggttgtcaatctcaccggcttgtctgtaacaaagagttaaccgtattgtgtggaagatgattgtttgcaagaaaacgagtaaagaacaagtattgcgagcagatttgtatttcaggtattaaagaatggaccggggtccacagttcactagaggtgtctctcccataagataaaagcatgttgggtgaacaaattacagtcgggcaattgacaaatagagagggcataacaatgcacatacatggcatgataagtatagtgagatttaattgggcattacgacaaagtacatagaccgccatccaaccgcatctatgcctaaaaagtccaccttcaggttatcgtccgaaccccttccggtattaagttgcaaagcaacNNNNNNNNNNNNNNNNNNNNNNNNNNNNNNNNNNNNNNNNNNNNNNNNNNNNNNNNNNNNNNNNNNNNNNNNNNNNNNNNNNNNNNNNNNNNNNNNNNNNtttgcgatgaaatgcacatcccatttctaaatctacccttcgttgttcctatgttctgggttattacatcttcgccgaactagtgcacctattaggtgtgttggggacacaagagacttcttgctttgtggttgcagggttgcatgagagggatatctttgacctcttcctccctgagatcgataaaccttgggtgatccacttaagggaaacttgctgctgttctacaaacctctgctcttggaggcccaacactgtctacaagaatagaagctcccgtagacatcaatgcaatGAAGTATCACCCCACATATAGGATGCATattgaccaataagatggggcaacctagatcatccgaccgaaaaacctcaaactccaagtttttaccaaaacatgacatatgagcaagatggaaatggcttatagatgagtgtaggcttaggtttagaaggCACAAatagttaatggtacatgatcactcaagtttgcaagatatgagcaaataaggccaaactagagcgatttcccataagaacaaggagttgtcaaataaaactgcgataagatccaaataactccaactcttcacaaagaagagtgcggtggcctaggccaccatatatgagtgttatggcatggcaccgcgaagatatatcttgggtccaagccactactcgtcattgaagctcacatatcaacatatgatattaagagaatgatttcttaatgttggcattatggggggagggatagctcaataatttaaaccgcactccccctatatccatgcccacatctaaaccaaataaagttttgagacaaaggtgtgtttgcaagatggtcaagctatactccttgaatcaatgatatttagctcattcctcaaataagagaaccttgcttcatcaagaggcttcgtgaatatatcggcaagttgatctttggtaggaacatagatacgctcaatatcaccacgggcaacatgatccctaatgaaatgattccggatctcaatatgcttcgttcttgaatgttgcaccggattataggcaatgttgatggcactttcattatcacataatagaggcactttgtcacaaatgacaccgtattcctttaaagtttgcctcatccataacaattgagtgcatccacttgcggcggcaacatattcggcttcggcggtggagagagatatacaattttgtttcttagaagaccaacacaccaaggacctacctaggaattggcaagccccggaagttgatttcctatcatccttatcacccgcccaatccgcatcggtatatccattgagaataaaacttgagcctttggggtaccaaataccatatcttggggtatcaaccaaataccgaaagattcttttgagagccatcatgtggctctccttaggagaagcttgataccttgcacacacaccaacactcaacactatgtccggtctagatgcacaaaggtaaagcaaggatccaatcatggagcgatataccttttgatccacctctttaccattggggtcaagtgcaagatgacatttagtaaccataggagtggctacacccttcaactcggtcatcttgaacctcttgagcatgtcttggagatattttgcttggttgatgaaggttccttccctcagttgcttgatctcaaaaccaaggaagaacttcatctctcccatcatagacatctcaaacctatcggtcattacctttgagaattcatcattgaaagctttgttagtagagccaaagataatatcatcaacatataattggcaaacgaaaagctccccattgaccctcttagtaaaaagagtgggatcgattatccCAACATCAAATccacggtctatcaacaattccttaaggtgctcgtaccaagctctaggagcttgtttcagaccataaagtgctttatcaagcttatagacatggttaggaaagttgagatcctcaaaccccgggggttgcttagcataaacctcttcatgcaaaggaccatcaagaaatgcacttttcacatccatttgttgtaacttaaagttatgatgcgatgcataagcaagaaggatacagatggactcaaggcgagccacgggagcataggtttctccaaagtcaattccttcaacttgagagaacccttgagccaccaatcttgccttgttcctcacaacatttccaaactcatcttgcttgttcttgaaaatccatttagtgcctataacattgcggcacccctttggcttttctactaaggtccatactttgttgcgcttgaagttgttgagttcttcgtgcatagcttccaaccaatccgaatcttcaagggcttcaaatactttcttgggttccactaaggagatataagcatgatgattgctaaagttagccaatttccttcttgtggaaactttcgcccttacatcaccaaggaccttgtcatgagtgtgtccacgaagttcaaggttcctatctcttcttgctagacgacgggcctcgatctcctccttggttcttcttggccttggaggtgtcacttgatcaacttgatcatttgggtccccgtcttgaccttcaacttgagcttcctcaatttcttgaggttgctcatcctcatgtgcttgatcttgaacattaTTCGGTGAATGACAAGAATTGagtggatcctcattggagccatcatgaacacttggttgatcttgtccttgatcttgcacacaagagggagggtcttgttcttgttcttgggttggtgcatcaattgcttcactagatggggtttgttgaagttgagaagatgagggctccaccgtggtagagcatagtccttcccgagacgccacaccgtgtccctcaatggggcggaaaaatcccacacccattcttactatggcatcttgaggtatttcatcacctgcacaaacatcaacttgccccacttgggagccatcattttcttcgaacttcacactacaagattcaatgataatcttggaagatatatcaaagactctataagtgtgacattcggcaccgtaaccaacaaatataccctccaaagctttaggagcaaatttagataaacaaactcctttgattttgtagaaacacttacacccgaacaccttgaagtatgagatattaggcttgttcccggtgagtatttcatatggagtcttgttcaagcccttgcggagatagagccggttagaggagtggcaagcggtggagatggcttcggcccaaaagttatagcgggatttatactccgccatcatagatcttgccatatccataagagttcggttcttcctctccgcaacaccattttgttgaggggtgtaagcgacggaatattgatgtcgaatcccctcatcactaagaaaatcattgagtgtatagttcttgaactcggagccgttgtcacttcttattgccataatgaggaggttgtgttggcgttgcacctcggtagcaaagtcaatgaaaatttgttgagtctcatctttcgtcttgagaaagtagacccaagtgtatcttgagtagtcatcaacaatcaccaagcaatgtttcttcgcaccaagacttgcatgagtgacgggaccaaagagatccacatgaaggagctccaagatcctcttggaagagatgagtcttgcttggatgcggagagtcatgcatttgccttcaacacaagccctacaaacacgatctttggcaaaagacacattttccattagtcccacaatatggttccccttgtgaagactttgcaaagttctcatgttgacatgggccaagcggcgatgccacaaccaacccacatccgcctttccgaataggcacatcgcacttgtcgtggtgttccccgaaaagtccaccacatacaagttgtgttcgcgatacccaacgaaagcgactttttgagtcttgctccacaagaggaccacaatatcattatcaataaagacggcgaaacccatcttgccaagggcggaaacggaaagtaaattgtaaccaagggttttgacaagcatgacatccatgatgtctacgggagcttctattcttgtagacagtgttgggcctccaagagcagaggtttgtagaacagcagcaagtttcccttaagtggatcacccaaggtttatcgaactcgtggaggaagaggtcaaagatatccctctcatgcaaccctgcaaccacaaagcaagaagtctcttgtgtccccaacacacccaatatgtgcactagttcggcgaagagatagtgaaatacaggtggtataaataagtatgagcagtggcaacggcaccgtgaaaagtgctttgcccaaagACAATAGAACAAgcgagtaacgcagcagtagtaacgcagtagaaatgaTGAACAAGCAACAATAGCGatgatttaggaacaaggcctagggattacactttcactagtggacactctcaacattgatcacataacagaatagataaatgcatactctacacttttgttggatgatgaacacattgcgtaggattacacgaaccctcaatgccggagttaacaagctccacaataatgctcatattttagtaacctttagtgtaagatagatcaaaagactaaaccaagtactaacatagcatgcacaccgtcaccttcatgcatatgtaggaggaatagatcacatcaatattatcatagcaatagttaacttcgcaatctacaagagatcatgatcatagcataaaccaagtactaacactgtgcacacatctgtcacctttgcacacgtgcaggaggaataaaactactttaataacattgctagagtagcacatagataaattgtgatacaaacacattgcaatcataaagagatataaataagcacctcactatgccattcaacagtgaataagtattccgtgaaatatagcctaagagacccacacggtgcacacactcgtcacctttacacacgtgggacaaggagtctccggagatcacataagtaaaactcaattgactagcatagtgacatctagattacaagcatcatcatatgaatctcaatcatgtaaggcagctcatgagattattgtattgaagtacataggagagagatgaaccacatagctaccagtacagccccagagcctcgatggagaactactccctcctcatgggagcagcagcggtgatgaagatggcggtggagatggcagcggtgtcgatggagaagccttccgggggcacttccccgctccggcagggtgccggaacagagactcctgtcccccagatcttggcttcgcgatggcggcggctccactacaaaggaaaatatattttttgacaaatcactttcgtcatgtaTAAGCCAAAATTCGTCAACGATTACATTGGGGTGACGAATTTTGATCGTCAAGGGGTTCGTCAcagaagctccgtcataaaatatcggggtgacggtatgctcattttcgtcaacgtcaaacgTTTGATTGTGACGACTTAGAAATCCGTCAACGTTTAGTGTTAATCGTTGATGTACAGATTTGTCACTAAAAATTGGGAATTTCGTCAATATCAAAATGCTAGGAAGAATCTCGATTGGTCCAAAAATCGAcatggccttacatgtgggtcccatcaTGCTCGATGTGGCTGCTGACAACGTGGGTCCGACATCACTTAAGTGGATGCTGGCATGTGGGTCCAAATGGTAGTGATGTGGCATTATGTCATGttggagacccacacggtgcgagATTGCATTTTATTCATGACGTTATTTTGGTATTTTTGGATTTGTTTTCAACCAACTAGATGTTTTGACGCAATGAAAATCGAGAAATATATGAAGTCAAATATGCAACATATAACCGACAGATATTCACAAAAAAAATTTTACAAACACATAGAGTTACAGCCTGAGACTACATCAGGTCCCCAAAACTTATGAACGCTTGACATCATACTAGTATTTCAAGCATCTAAGCATCTAACAACAAAATATCAGCTTGCTTGCATGCAGCCATGATCCTCTCAACAAATTCCTCTTGACAGCAACCTTACATTCAGCTAGTACCTGCACACGTATTCATTACCAGATTAGATAATGCACGAGAATAAACAGATTATATCTCTCTTCTTTTATttccagaaagaaagaaaataatgaGTCTTGCTGGCATTTTCTATGTTGACAAGAATAAACTGAACATATGTGGCGGAGATACTGCAATTTAGTACCTGGTGAGATTTTGAAACGAATACCCATAGTCTTCTCCAATGTGCAGCCAATCCGGCGAAATCTTATAAACTCACCCCAATCATGATGGGCTATTCTGCAACTAAAAATTATCGTCATTAGACTGTCACACAATTGTATTAGACCAGTGGAAATAGAAGTGTACTGTAATTAAAGGGGCTACAAAACACAAGTGGGTCGGTGGCACTTACTTTTACTTCCATGACAGACCAAGCATAGACAAAGGAAAGGGAAGTGTGAGTGTTTCCAAGTCTGCCTTTCAAACTGTTGTCGAGCTATGACAATTGGATTCAGAAGGACCTGATCAACATATGCAGAGGATAAGTTCTTTTTGCTTTTTACATAGGTGCTGCAAATAAAATCGTACTCTCTTACCTGAAGATGTTCATCCCACCATTCTTTGGAAGCATCAACAGTTTGCTTTGCATCATCCCATCCAAGTCCAGTAGCAGCAATTTTCAACTCCATGAACCATGTGTACTCTTTCTTCATACTGTCCCATTTATTCTTCAGTTGAGTTCTTGTTAGATTCTTTCCTGTTCTTGCTTCAAACTTCTCCACAAGATTTTTCCAACCAATCGGATTGAGAAAGCCTAATGGCCTGTTTCCATTAGCAATCTCTTCTTTGCAAATACTAATAAAGTGTACCACATGTGCATCATCCCACACTGCTTTCTCCGCCTTCTCGGCCATACTTTCGCTTAATTACTACTTCTCAGTTGATTGCTGAAGTAAATATCAGTACAAGCCAACAATGTAAAACATACAGTTCTTGTATTAAATTTATACAGGTTTACATCACACGTTCTTGTAGAAATAAATATCAGCACAAGCAGTACAAAATTAGACATAATCATGACACAGGGCAAGGAGGTTTGAACATACGGTTCCTTGTTCTAAATTTTATACAGGTTTGAATACATGTTGCTGATCAATGCGATTTTACTAAGCTGAACTCAGATCCGTGGGATCCTATGATGTGCACAGCAAGCAGCATGGATGAGATGGAATTGCGGTGGGTTGATTGGGCATCTATTCAAGTCCCTGATGCTTACTTCGCGTTTCAGATTTCATTGACTAGAGCACACGTACTGTACTAATTTTAATCACTGAATGGATATATTCAACGGAGAAAATAGGGGAACAAACATTGGGAAAAAAATTGATACGCATCAGACCTTGTGAGCGGGAAAGATCAGAGACCATAAAGAGGAGCACGTACCTCCAGCGGCGGGCAGCGATGTGTATCAAGCGGCGGGCGGCAGACGGACGGGTCGGGATCGGGGTCAGGTCGGCTGCCTTGAGGTCGGGCGATGGGCGGCGTGAATGGGGGCGGCGACCGGCGCGGATGGAGAAGAAACTCGCCGCCGGCAGGCTTGCGGATAGGCGGCGCAACCCTAGCGCCAGCCGCCGGACTTGTTTCTCTCGATTCTCGGATGGGCGCACCTGTTCGCTTCCGTCCGACATGGTCGCCGACGAGGCCGGCGCTGGCTGCCCCTCGAGCTCCACACGCCTAAAAAAGTAGATCAAACGGTGAGTGGTGAGGAGGCCGCCGTACCTTGCACGTCCCGCGAGAGGGGGCTCGGACGAACGCACCTCGGCCGCCGCAATCCGTCGGTGGCGGCGTGGATGACGAAGGCCTTCCATGGCGTTCGTGCCCTGGTGGCCGGCGTGCAGCGCCCTCCCAGCAGCACGGCGCCGAGGGAGAAGGGATCCGTCGACGGAGCGGCGGCTTGATCTGGATCGTGGCGGCGTGATCTGCATCGCgcaaggagagagaggaggagggaggtgggTGGAGCGTGGACGGCGGCGCAGAAGGATCGTGGCTGCGGTTGGCTTGAGGGTTTAGGTGCGGCGCTGCGTCTATGTGTACCGACGGATGGGACGCAGTGATCGTTAGGCGGACGTTTAGATGGCGTATTTGGGGGGCAATCCGTGGGAGGCAAATCATTGGGTTCTAATTGGCCCGACACAATGACGCTGGATCAAGGATTTAACAAATAATTTGAAAATTCAGTTTGGCAAAATTGTTTTCCATGCCAAGACACACATATGTGTCAAATATGAGCACTTTATTACAAATTATGACACGGGAATGACCATATGTTAATCATTTGGTTTGAAACCTATAGATGATTATAGGTGATAGTCATTTTTGTGAATGATATTTTTGAAACATTGTCAAAATTTAAGTTTATCATTTATACTAGCAACTAGTACACATAAAAGGATCACATGCCAAGGGATTTCTTTTTTGAGTTAGTTTTCactttatttgatttttttaaacatGGTCAAAATGGTTACGATGGCTATTCATTGAAAAGGGACGATTTTTTCAAAACTATCAATGGTTCTGTGATATAATCAATACTTATGTACCTTAACGTGATTTTTGGAAAAAATTTAAAGCAAACCATCACACacttgtagttcaaatttgaattactttcatAAAATCGACAGAAAGTCATTTATATAGGCGAAATTAGATAGAAAGAGAGAAAAATCCTAGGAACGATCCTTAAAATATGGACTACTTTGCTTGAAAATTGTACTCGGTGCCATTTTGCACCATTTTTTGTACTTGCTTCACAAAAGAGTCATTTTTGGCacttagaaaatgaaaaaaaatgaaatttctatAAATAATATGAAAATTCACTTTGGCAACATTGTTTCTCATGTCAAGATACACCTATGTGCCAAATATGGGCactttatcacaaactatgccacaagAATGGCCATACCTTGGTCATTTGGATTAAAACCTAtagatgtttatacatgatattccttcttgtgAATAATATTTTTGAAAGGTTTGTCAAAACTGATGTTTATCATTTATCCTAGCTTCTACTACACATAAAGGGACGCCATGCCAAAGGATTTATTTTTTTAAGTTTGTTTTcacattattttatttttttgaaagcaTGGTCAAAATGGTTAGGATAACTATTCATTGAAAAGggtcgatttttacaaaattatcaATGGTTCTGTGATATAATCACCACTTGCGTATcttaaaattattttttcaaaaaattaagaGAAACCATCACACGcttgtagttcaaatttgaattaattttgaaaaattgacataaagtcatttaaataagCGAAATTAGGTAGAAAGAGAGAAAAATCCTAATAATTCGGGATGATCCTTCAAATATGGACTAATTTCCGTGAAAATTGTACTGGTGCCATTTTGCGCCATGTTTTTCGTACTTGCTTCACAAAAAGTCATTTTTGGCACTTAGAAAATGcaaaaaatgaattttctataaataatatAAAAATTCACTTTGGCAACATTGTTTCTCATATCAAGATACACCTATGTGTCAAATATGGGAACTTTATCGTAAACTATGCCAAAAGAATGGGATTTATctattgtttatttatttattgccatgCTGCATAGATATTACTTATATGTCCCGCTTTTTATTGAATCATGAAGTGTGTA contains:
- the LOC124659242 gene encoding L10-interacting MYB domain-containing protein-like isoform X2, translating into MAEKAEKAVWDDAHVVHFISICKEEIANGNRPLGFLNPIGWKNLVEKFEARTGKNLTRTQLKNKWDSMKKEYTWFMELKIAATGLGWDDAKQTVDASKEWWDEHLQVLLNPIVIARQQFERQTWKHSHFPFLCLCLVCHGSKIAE
- the LOC124659242 gene encoding L10-interacting MYB domain-containing protein-like isoform X1, producing MAEKAEKAVWDDAHVVHFISICKEEIANGNRPLGFLNPIGWKNLVEKFEARTGKNLTRTQLKNKWDSMKKEYTWFMELKIAATGLGWDDAKQTVDASKEWWDEHLQVLLNPIVIARQQFERQTWKHSHFPFLCLCLVCHGSKSKCHRPTCVL